Proteins from a single region of Pseudomonadota bacterium:
- a CDS encoding PKD domain-containing protein yields the protein MSVSAVTLIFGPHEGTQALYYTTFTNGGQVRRIAFVGSANRAPAAVGNATPTNGPVPLPVAFSGNESSDPDGHPLAFEWDFGDGTPPIGASETTR from the coding sequence ATGTCGGTTAGCGCCGTCACCCTCATCTTCGGCCCGCACGAGGGCACTCAGGCGCTTTATTACACCACTTTTACCAACGGCGGCCAGGTGCGCCGCATCGCCTTCGTCGGCTCCGCCAACCGCGCCCCGGCGGCGGTCGGAAACGCGACGCCGACGAATGGCCCGGTCCCGCTCCCGGTTGCCTTCAGCGGAAATGAGAGCAGTGACCCGGATGGCCACCCGTTAGCCTTCGAATGGGATTTCGGCGACGGGACGCCGCCCATCGGCGCGAGCGAGACCACGCGGTGA
- a CDS encoding CopG family transcriptional regulator, which yields MSVHDLRPKAGETKITINLGVVDLGQIDLLVQEGFYSNRTDFIRTSIRNQLAAHAEVVKQAMARKTMALGLQRYSRKDLEAVRAAGQKLQIHVLGLASIADDVPVELARATIDSIFVLGVLQASPTIRAALAGRIQ from the coding sequence ATGAGCGTGCATGACTTACGGCCGAAGGCCGGCGAAACCAAGATCACGATCAATCTGGGCGTGGTCGATCTGGGACAGATCGACTTGTTGGTGCAGGAGGGTTTTTATTCCAACCGCACCGACTTCATCCGCACGTCGATCCGCAATCAACTTGCGGCCCATGCCGAAGTGGTCAAGCAGGCAATGGCCCGTAAGACAATGGCGCTTGGGCTGCAACGCTACTCACGAAAAGACCTTGAGGCAGTGCGCGCGGCCGGACAAAAACTTCAGATCCACGTGCTCGGGCTGGCAAGCATCGCCGATGATGTGCCCGTCGAGCTTGCGCGCGCCACCATCGACTCGATTTTCGTCCTCGGCGTGCTGCAGGCGAGCCCGACAATTAGAGCCGCCTTGGCCGGTCGGATCCAATGA